The sequence gaaatccaattttttttaaattttagcgtGAAAATAATTGATGGATAGTCACAGCAGGAGTCATGTTTGATGTTAATTATGCTATCAATATTTAGACTGCTGCTTGATTTTGCATGGAACCACGTTTTAACAATACATTGATCTGCGATAGATAGGAATACACATTGAGCCTTCGTGTTTTTCTATCTCCTAACAGCTAATGTCACATCTAAAAATAGCCATGAGCAAAATGAATAAAGCATTcttatttttaatattctttatattaattctttttaaaaagttgtttgCTTTAGAATGCGGATTGTTGATGTCCCTCCTCGTCTTTATTGTGCATGTCACAAGGAGTAAATTTTGCACATTAGGACTGCTCCATGAAAGTGCACTTTACGGTTATGATGCACTGAGTCAGGAAATCGCAGTACAACTTCACATGGGAACTTCCTGATCTCCGTCCAGTCGCCGAGGAACCCTTTCGGGTATTGGACTTTTGGAGCGAGGTTGGGGGAGGGCGGTGAGAAGTCGCTGTTTAAAGTTGTCAATGACATCATATCGGAGAGTAGCCCAATCGCGAGTGCTCGGGCGCAGAAGAGGTGGTGGAAAAAGGGAGAGATGTCGTCatccaaatgcaaataaataCTGTCTGAGGTCTATGTTATTCGCAAGTAGCCAATGAAAAAGAGAAACATTGAATCTTTGGAGACTCGGCAAGTGCCAATGCAAGGGAGTACAAAGAATGACTGGAAATTTTGTAGTTCCATCGGGAATGGGAGGAGCCTAACCATGGAATCAAAATACAGACTCAATAAGCCAAAATGTGTTAGACTTTTAAAAATGTCAGTGCATTGAGACCTTGTGcattaaatagtttaaaaaaaatcagtgcttTGAGATCATATGCTGTAGACTATTATCATGCATACGGTCTAAAaccaattatttttttaactATTTAATGCACAAGGTCTCAATGCAccgacatttaaaaaaatatctaatGCTCTTTAATAGTCCTTAAAATTCTAAAATGATCCAGTTCTCTATAACGctatttgaaacaaaaaaaaacagtcacTGAAAATATTAGAATAAGTGATTTAAAGGAGGAAGGTGAATTGGAAAAGTAGTGAAGATTTGAAGGAGATTCTAGAGCTGAAGCAGCTGAAAGAATTTCAAAGGTGAAAGAAGGAAGGCACTGGAATTGGAGATATCCAAAGTTTTCAGAAGATTGTAGGAATGGATAAGATAACAGAGATCACAAAGGTCAAGACCCCtggcatttatcgaccccttcgaaccacactccccccccacccccggtcaaAATCAACCACCTTGGAGACCCATGTTATAGACCGTGGATAGTCCCATCGAACCTCCCCTTTTTCAGGAGTGTGTAAAATTAGGCATCTGCtcaaacaaaaaggttgagaggaGAATCAAAGGCTAGGTAGGATACAGGTGGGGGTGAGCGGGAAGGAGTTAAGAGCTGATGGGAGAGAGGGCTATCTTTCTGAGTAAAGGAAGACATGAAGCCAAAAACAGACATCCAGTACGACAAAGGGCTGTGATACTAAAATGGTTAGCCAGTGAGAAATCCTTGCTGACAGATCAGTAAGAGCAAATGTACTCAAAAAAGCAATGTGCCAATTACAAACGGGCACTTAAGGGGctgcaagattttttaaaattagatatacagcactgtaacagaccaATTTGGACCTTCAAGTCCATGcagcctaatttacaccccattaacctacaccctggtatgtttttgaaggatgggaggaaaccagagcccttggagaaaacccacccagacatggggaggatgtactaactttttacagacagcgctgaatCCAATCCtaggtccagtcccaattgctggtgatgtaaaggtgttgcgctaactgctacgccaacccatGATGTGGTCAGTCAAGAGACAGACCACCCCGACGCATTACAAATCTTCTTCGATTACTTTAACCCAGTctgtctcaagaaaaccctgcccaactacCACTAGCAAGTAACCTGCTACACCAGAGGTCGCAGCATAATCGATTACTGCTACACCACGAAGGAAGATATACCGTTCTATTGGATTTTGGAAAGTCAGAAGCTGTGCTTCTTCTACCTACATAAAGACAAAGCCTAAAAAGAGAAACTCTGGAGAttaggacagctagaaggtggttgCAGGAGGCTGAATAATAGGACTTCCTCAAGTCAGCAGAAtgggtggtgttcaaggacttagatgaggatctgaatgatgatGCCAGGGCTATCACACACCTTATCAAAGAAGCTGTCGACGAGTGtctccccaccaaatcatttagGGTTTTCCTCAACTATAAGCCCTgggtgaacaatgaaatccagaacctgctgagagccagatcacagacatttaagtctggagatccagatcactacagaagAAACAGGTATGACCTTCAGAAGGCCATCTCCTGGGCGAAGTGGAGTTTCTGGATGTGATGGGATCTAAATTACATAACCTGCTCCAAAACCAATTCTGGTGCAGTAGGAGATGGCAAAGTTTCACTCCCAAATGAACTTGATGCCTTTTCTACCTGAATTGATCCTAAGTACAAGAAAGAACCACCACAGTGCACTTCCACGTCTCCTGATAATTCTCACCTGTCCATATCCAAGATGATGAGCAGGCTACAttcaatccaaggaaagcatcagaTCTGGATGGAGTACCCGGTCTAGTTTTAAAAATCTGTACTGACCCactgccaatgtattcatggatatcttcaacatctcactccggcaaggcatagtacccacctgtttcaaacaagtgccaatcatactggtgcccaggaAGAGTGTAGTAATCTGTCcaaaatgactatcaaccagtggcattcaaatcaatagtgatgaagtggttcgaaaggttggtgttgaagcatatcagccccTGTATGAGCAGTAacttggatctgttccaattgtcCTATCAatgcaacaggtctatggcggatacctcttcactggctctacacaaagcattggaacacctagacagcaaGGATGCATACATCAAGGTGTTTTTTTAATCAACTACAATTCAGTATTTAACACCaatatcccctcaaaattgatcagcaaattccaagacctgggactcaaacccctactatgtaattggatcacagatttcctcacctccattccacaatcaatgaagatcagtatgaacatctcctccacaatctccatcagcagcgGAGCACCACAGGATTAGTTCTTGGCCCCCTGCTCTTCTCACTATactcctatgactgtgtggctcagaacAACAATGACATCATTAATAAATTCATTGATTAgacacagtagtgggttgtataaaaaggggtgaagagtcagcatacaagagggagatgaaAACATGACTGAATTATGCACCAAAAACAAccttgtcaccaaaaccaaggaagggaaaaccagatgtatatgatccagtgatcattggggaaatcagaggtgcagaggctgagcaaatttaagttcttgttagtcactattttggaggatctttcctggacccaacacacaaatggcattatGAATAATGCACGtctgctcctctacttcctcaggcgtTTGCAGAGATGTGGAACATTGAAAAATGTTGGGTGTGGGGGAGGCTCCCTGCCTATTTCTGGTGGTCACATGGACTTCCTGCCTAAAACTCATTCGGCAATCACACCACCTGTCAGTTCCTGGTGTACTCTTTGTTCCACTCGAAGTTATGGATAGTGTTACAAACTCCAGGAGGAATGCCAGCTGAGATTGGGCTCAGACCACTAGTCAGTgctcaccttgccattggctggttCAAATCACTCAGTGTCCTTATTGGCTTGAGCTCAAGGCTCTGCCTTGTGATGATAGCCTTGAacaccactccatgccaggtcactgttTGTGGACATCGCTCGGAAGGGTCACGGGTAAGGTgcacactgcactgaagctgagccatattGCTATATATCAAATTGCTATAGATTAATACTGGCAGTAGAACCATCACTCTCAACTGATCAGAGGTCCATGGGTGTGCAAATACCCCTATGGGTACAGTGGTACTAGATCCACCTCCCCTTATTTAGGTGTCTGGAAGGGTGTGTATAACTTCTGCTTATAGGGTATGCATGAGTGAGTAAATTAATACTTGTGTACTAACattcttctgtttgtttcctgttatgattgattcccatgctcccttataaattgtgtgcatatgttcccacactcccttataaattatctCTCATTAATTATTGTGTtacatttgattgcaaacccttgtgtccagactcgcctctctttgaacccactttctcaacaaaacagaaatcctggtaaatttctatggatgtgcggtggaaagtgtgctgaatggcTGCATCGCAGTCTGGTAATGGgtcaccaataaccctgagtgtaAGACCCTgcaaaaaggtagtagacacagcccagaacaacaCAGATAAAATCCTTCCCATCATCAAGaggatctacagggaacgctgccaacgaagagcagcagcaatcatcaaggatccacatcaccctgcACCCGCTCTGTCAAGCTGCTagcattaggaaagaggtacaggtgccacaagactcacaccaccaggttcggaacagctgctaccccccccccccccccccccaccatcagactcctgacaacaaactcaatcagggactcaaatttaaggactcttacttttgtactttattttttACTCGCTGTATtacacattcagtttgtttacatttacatgttgtatgttgagtacagttttttttgcacttcaaTGAGTGATGGTTCTGCCTCAACTGcagaagaatcttagggttgctgGTGATCTCATGAAtccactctgacaatgaatctgaaatgttAATCTAAGATCCGGAGCATctgtgggggtgttatggcctgggcaggTATGACTGCCACAGGTAGTGCTGCACTTatcttcactgatgatgtaactgctgatggcagtagcaaaattaattctgaggtgtatagaagcaTCTTaactgctcaagttcgagcaaatgcttCCAAACTCACTGGATGGCTtctcatcctacagcaagatcccaaacatactgctgaaGCAACAAAGTAGTTttacaaagctaaaaactggaaaattcttgaatggcaaaGTCAGTCACTCGATCTAAATACAAATTGagtatgccttccatatgctgaagggaACAAGCCCCCAAAAATGGCAGGAACTGAAGATGGATGTAGTAGCGGCCAGGCagtgcatcaccagagaagatactcagcacctggtaatgtctatgaatcacagacttcaagcagtcattgcatgcaagggatatgctacaaagtactaaacattacTACTTTAATGCACGTACAATTGCtatgtctcaaatattatggtgccctgaaatgagggaactacgTATAAAAAgcgctgtaatttctacataatcaaacaaaaatgtatacgagtaaccttgaataaaatcacatgtgaattgtttgattacaaatttaaaattgtggagtatATGGGCAAAATAAGGAAaagaaatgtctttgtcccaatcaTTTTGGATATTAAGGGCAATTCAATTTTGTTACCTATTATGCCATGGTAAAACTATTATGGTAAACTCAGACTCCATTCCTAACACCAATCATGCTCTCAAGCTGATCAGTTCCAATTAAAACAATTGTTTGTGGACTTTCAAGTTGAAGccattttttattaaaaattcaGTACTCTTTTAAAGTTGTTGGCTATTGTATCCCAATCAAATTTGAAAActgatttgtatatttaaaataatgttgTCATTTAAAATTGAATTCAATCCATTTTCAGCTGTAACAATCACATTAcctctcttaaatatattgagTAAAAAAGCAAACAATAAAACATCGCTATTGAATGTTCTTCAATCATCCTTGCTTGTCTGACATTTTGCAAATGAGGCTCAGTGAAAATTCAGAAAGGAAGCACTTTTTAAAATGGACATTTTTGTTCAAAACATTAACTTCACCCAAAGCAAAATGTTGACCCCAGTGTGCATAGGGTTTACAGAGAACATTATGCAAGTGCGTAGCAAAGATGACACAGCACTTTGTGAATGAAATGTGACCTTTTATTTAAAACAAATGCATAAATATTGTAGATTATggtaaacaatgaaaataaaaatagctTGCACTTCAAATTCAATTGTTCTGGGAATTATTAATTTTCATGGTAGAAAAGAGTGATCATGACTTCTGTTATATTGATACATAATTATATTGGCACCAAAGCAGCAGGCacaaaaatttgtaaattttcttaatataaaaagtaaaaagCAGAATAAGCAAGTGccacaaaaaaaacataattttaagTGATATCAGGTAGAAGAGaggtagaaaaaaaatgaacaaattgaagaatgagaaaataagCTAAGATGACATTTAAAGCCttcagagaagaagaaaaaaatcactgtacaatgaaaaatgtttaaatatttagtGTTGAAATGCCAAAATAAATGAAGAGGCAGAGTTTGTGCTGATTACCAGGCAGGAAGTTGCTATCAATTTTTGGCAACTATCAGAGTGTGATGGCCAATGAGGGAAGACAGAATGCTATTATACAAGGGAAATACCATGCATATATATTTTGCAATATTACAGATGATTCATGAAATGCAGGAAGGTTTTCATTTTCATCAACTGAAGAAAGTTGGTAAGTAATGTAACTAAAGATGAATCCTATAACAGTGCTTTAGAGTAATTGAAATTCCAGAAAAGTATGTCCTTGCCATCAAGGGAAAACAGATGAAATGTATGATGAAAGTGTGGTATGCTTTGAGGTAGAGTTCCAATTAGAAGCTGGATGTATACCAAGGCCTTCCTGTTGTGGATGTGATGGATGTTTTCATTTGAGAGAATAAGGAGAACATTCTGGAATATGATTTATTAGGACAACAAATAATTTGTATTGAGGAAAAGAGATCTAGACTAGTGGAGATAAACATTGCCATGGTAAGGAAAATAATCAATTGAAATTGAACAAAATCAGGTCCGATGTGACTGATGGGAAACCTGTCTGAAAAGTTGACAAGTATAAGCCAAACATTCAGCAGTTAAGTAGATTGTTGGTTCATCAAATCACAGTGGAGTAGACAATCTGGAATTGATACAGGGTCAAAGGTCTGAAGTGTCCATTCGGTTTTCTGTCCATTGGTACTACTCGACCTGCTAAATATAtccagcattttgtttctttatttcagatttccagcatctgcagatttttttcttttgaaacaaaaataCCCTCTGTCTTCAATCATTATCCTATATGAATGACGTGAAGCTCATACACTTTTCTCATAGCTTGTTCAAATTGTTTCAGAAATACTTGTGGAAGCCTGCCACATAAAGTGTGTACTGTGTTCATGAAACTGTTTTGAAGTGGCAAATATAGAGACTGAAATAAATTATCTTCAAAGGGAAACTGAAAGAAATAAGAAGTTAGTGATCAACTTTTTTGCTTATTTGTAAATTTTGATATTCCCAGACCATACTTATCAATGAGGATGGGATGAGCCATTTCTTTTTCAGAGCAAAACTAgcaatttttaacattttgatCAATATGCCAAAAAACAATTGTTCCCGTTGGTTTTCTCAAATTAATTGTCATCGTGCACATTAATGTAGCATGAGGTACAAGAGGGAGGCTAATTAGGAAGTGTGCCATGATAGTGCTTTCATGAACTAATGATATACTGACAACACGCATTAAATATTCATCCCGAACTAACTCTTGTGCGCAGTCCACAGTGCCGACTGCTGAATGACAGCTCAACTGTCAAATGCTTTAAACTATTGATTATCTGAAGATCACTATCACATCTGCAAAAACATTGAATTCAAATTTTGATTTGCACACAAAGATAAAGGTTTTGGAAGCACTCTTGGAAAGGGTAGGATCATACAACATCCATaaatccaattttctcaatacATTCTCAACATTGGTAAGATCAAATAAGAGagatttttattttaacattaattCTATGGTCTTTTCGGCCTCACGAGATCGTAAGTTGTGCGAGTACATCAGTAATAGCTATAGTCAGAGATCACAGTGATACAGGCAAGGAAGCAgtacctttggcccaacttgcccacgttGAGCAAGTCGCTTGCCAGAGCAGGTACCTGTGGTCCATATTACTCTGAACTATTCCTGTCCATTTACCAATCTAAATCTTTTCGACGTTATAATTGTTCATCTCGTCAACTtgcactggcagcttgttccacatatccGCCACGTTCTGTGTGAAAATTTTAACCCTCTAAAATCTaaaaggtcccttttaaatctttcccctcaccttgaatctacaCCCTCCAGTTTTAGGCTCTCCTatcctgatttaaaaaaagaccATTGCCATTTACTATAACTATACCATTCATGGGTTTATGTACCTCCGTATCGGTCACCCTGagcttcttcttgtttttcatcAATTGTCTTTCAGACTTAATGACAACCTCCCTgtagctgggcaaccagaacagAGGCCAATACTTTTAAGCATGGTCTCTACGTGTCTTGCACAGTTGTAACATAACATCCTAATTGATAAGGTCCCTTCCCACTTTGATgatgataaagggtcctgactgaccatttctctctgttGATGCTGCTTAACTCGTTGAGACTCTCCAGCTTCACttaagattccagcaactgcagttacTGTGTTTCTCTTCCTTCTTCATACCCCTGTCTGCATGTCTTGCTGCTTTCACGGActtctttgtctctctctgttctacaacactcttcaGGGCTCTAATTACCAGAAAAGTCTTTCCGAAACGCAACAGGTCACACTTGTCTGAGTTCATTGCCACATGCTATTTCTTCATATGCTTCCCTAATTGATCTTGATCATGTTTTAACcttagataaccttcttcactgtccacttttTGTCGTCTGCGTATTGACTAACCATGGCAACTACGTTGTCATCCAGATTGTTACTAcagacccagtactgatccctgcagtgaaaccacaggcacaatttgaaaaataaaaatttgaaacttcaaactgaaaaaaaaaggaataaaatgaaataCTGGTGAAATTAGCTCTTCAAAAATGAGTAaaaacgaaagtctgcagacagctcTTCAAAAATGTGTCACATATGTTTGCATTTAAAATACTTACATTGCGTATAGCCTCATACATTACTTTAAAGGCAGGCTGTTTTTCATTATGATAAACTCCACGGTTTCCATGGAGAATGGAAACCCCTTTATCTTCTGCTCCCCTACAGTTGCTGCCATACATACAATGATCTGGTCTATAATTCCACTGACAAGGAAATACGTACAGATATTCTAAATAATTAGAAGAAACATCATCTTAATTTTCTATCCAGAtcatttattatttattgttaaaagttttttttgaaaattattattcagcactttaaatttaaattctgaaaaGACTGAGGAAGCATTGAAAAAGAACAATTGTTTTATATATCACATAGTTGTAAACTTTAGGCTTTAGTTTTGCAGGATTCCCCAATGACTTTCTGTAAATGGTTCAAGTGGCATGCAGACGAGGGAAGGTGTGAGTATAGTCAACAGGTTGAAGGAAATGAACCTAGCAGGTGGTTGAGTTGGGAGGAGTAAAAAGTAATATTCAGCTGTTTTCTGATGTTCTCGTTGCTATGCATTGGCAACTAATGAATGATACCCTGCCCACTTCAACATGAGCTAACACTTGAATCTAGGCTTACACACATTCTTCCAGCACTCACCCTGGTATGATCAAGTCAGCTCATGTTTTCCATGTTTAGTTGTGTATTTGTGAAATTGTATTTGgaaactttataaaactcattTTTTCTTCTGGTCATGTAGAATACAATTgaagaattaatttaaaaaattgttatcttCCATCAAAATTATTAAGTACAGAAAAATAAGTTTGTGACTTTTTTATATTTTACTTATGTGCTTGAAAATTGTCGACAAATATCTTTCAGTTAGATCCAGCATTGATTTAACTCAATACTGTAGGATCTTTTATGTGATGCCTTTATTACATAATGTAAACACTGCCAAATGCATTGGACTCAAATTTCAAGAGCATTGtgacactttttttaaaacttccctgAACTATTTTGAAAATGTACAGCTCTTATATTTCCATTTAAACTGCACTCATGTAGTCAACAGTATTTTGGATCATCTCAGATGCCAACGTTACCATGaggaattgcctgcaacaaaGCTATGAAACTTAGAtttaatttattgaaattttGGAAATTCAGTTTTAACATGGAAAGCTTATATCAACTATCACTGCACTTTACAGAGAAATAATTTGTTTTTACCCACCTGGGTTATAATGAAATATTATATTTAATAAATCCTGGTCTCCCCATGTGATATCATTTTTGTATTTATGATACAAAGGATATAGTAATTCTTCCCATCTTAGGCCAGTTGGAATCATACTATTCTATAGGAAAGAAAGTAAGAAAATGAATGATATTTCATTTGCTCACCAGTTCACCCCTCACCCTCCAACACGCaaagaaaacaatccaaatttctccTGAAAGTTCTACTCTCTATTCCAGACAAGATCCTGATGAACCtcttctacaccctctccaatgcttccacatctttcctgcaatgtGGAAAGCAGATCTGCACACATCAAATCTGGCCCAACAAAGGTATTACTGAGCTGAAATGTGACTTCCCACCTTTTCACTCACTGATGGAAGTCCTGTATTCAGAATGCCAGCTACTTTTATTGCCTCTTTCAGGAAGTTATGGATGTGCACCTCAAGATATCCCATATAGCAATGGTCTTAAGGATGCTGCCATCTACTGTATACTTTCCAATTGTATTTAGCCTTGCTAAATATGACACCTCACACTTAAACTCCTTCAAAGCGAGCATTTTTTCTGAATTCTTCTGAACAAAACTTTGGCCTGGAGATCCCTGGGTGACTAGAAAGGCCTGTGAAATGTATCGGGCATGGTGGGTGGAGGCAGAGTTCTTTTGAGGACTTGTCTCTTCAAATTCTGTTGCTCACAAGATCCATTGTGTTCAGTGCCACAGAACAGGTCTTGCATGATTAATCCCTAAAAAGACCTTTCCTCCATTCGATTACCCTTTGGAAATTAACTCGGAGGAAAACAGCTGGATCCTGGTCAGTTTGTGGAGGTGCCAGCGACAGAGGGCTGGATAAGAATGGTTCAGGACATTTGTCAAAGAAGAGCTCAGGATCCAGAGCATTAGTTGAGGGCTGTGCAATGCTAAGGAATAGGGGAGGGATTAGGTGGTGATGCAGATGGGTAGGAGGATGGCTAGAAGTTGCACTAGGGCTGGGGATGGGGGACTTGCAAATTCCCACaccaggtagtggacacagcccaggacatcacaggcaaaaccttctctactatcgagaacatctacaaggaacgctaccgttggacagcagcagcaatcaagtatccacaccacccagcacacgctctgttcctgctgctgccatcaggaaagaggtacagatgccacaagactcgcacgaccaggttcaggaacagctgttacccctccaccatcagactcctcaacaataaactcaatccgGGGCTTAtttaagactcttacttttgcacttctttgattttctttcctctgtattgtacagtttgtttacatttatttatctgtttacatatgtatgttgagtacagttctttttgcactaccaataaggaaGTGGTCATTTTGCCTTCTCATGTTTTGTATTGACCTGTTTCTCCATTTTCAAAGCAATATAAATCATGGGTGTCCAGTGATGCCTCACTGCCACTGAATTCCACACCACACATTCAGGCAACTCGCTGCACTAGAATGTCAGATGCAAGGAGGACCTGTTGGGGAAACATACACTTTTCCATCCATCAAATTCTTGCGTTTGAAGAATTTCTGCTAAAATATGGATCAAAGATGAAATTGAATCTCAAACTACTTATTTTCATCTAAGAATCTTCAGCAAGCTTTAAAATGCAGTCGTAAACAAACTATTGCATTATTGATAAATGACCTTAAACAGCTGACTTCTTATTCGAGTGAGATTCATCAGCATGACTCCTGAATTGACTCCAGCTGCTCCATAATATGGATGCCGTGCAAACCGACTGTACCATCCAATCTTTGGGATTTCATGCTCTGGGGCCATGGCTGCAAGTTGTGTAGAATTGAACAATTTCAGAAAATTCCAGATATCATCAACTGGTCTTAGAAAGAGAACATCAGTGTCAACGTATAGCAGAGAGTCGACATCCTTCAGGATCATCTGAttcagaaatagaaaaaaaaatgctttcaaagaatacAAAAACTGGAAATGAAATCCAATTATCattcaaaatatattattttgaaCCAGAAGAGAATGGCAACTCCCCAATTCAATTGTGCTTATTATTTCTGAATCTCAATGAATCTTTGGTTATGTGAAACACCAGGGTTACATACAGGGATTTCAAAAACTGGAAACATTGTACAGGGATTTTTTCATTAGGTTTTAATGTTTCATGTAACTGAGACAACAGGACAGGCACTGTACTGCACATCTTTAATTCATTCTTGTTTTTCACCTTGAAGTGGCCAGGTTAAAGGTTTTGTTTTTGCTTTATTCGGTGAGGGGAGCGATCTACATCTGCTTCTATTGCAGTACAAGTTTAGCATGGTTTTCATCTTCAGATCATTAATAGAATGAAAAGTTATCATATCAATTTGGAATGTTTTTCTGTTTCCCTCTCCACAAACGCTACCCCgcagtttttcttgcatttctgttTTCGCTTCATTTCGGTTTACAAAATAATAGACAAATGGTCAGTTGGGATGCAAGTGGTGAGCCAGAAACCTGTGATTGACTGTTGGTCCAGGGGTTAGTGTTATGTGGTTAAATTTTGCTGATCGGAGCTGGGAGTCTGGAGATCAGCAGGTGGTGTTTGGCAATGTCATGAGATTCTTCATGGTATGGGGTTGTTGTCATAGATATGTTCTAAGTAATGGAAGGGGTAGAAGTTAAATTACAGATTTAAAGGCTTTCCTGTCACGTGTCCATGGCTAACTGAAATCTGCTCAAGGCTCATCGCCCTGGGAGTGTCCCGCACTGTGCTCGCCGACATCGCCCTCCTTGTGATTACGTGGGTCGTTGAACTGTTATAACATCTACATGCAGGGAGCGGGCAACGGATTCGGATAGCTCTGGACACGTGAATCTGGATGATGTGGGTCCCCTGTGGGGCTCCCGAATGGTCTGGTTCTCAGATCATTAACACTGGGCAGTGTTGCTTGGGGGGAGCGCTTGCGCTTTTAGACCGTCTCCcccaaaaataaatgtaaatagcCCATTTTAAATCACATTGCTGTAGAGTAAGCAGTGCTCCTGAACTCCGGGTAAACTTTGAAATGAGTAGCACTGAAAAGCACAGTACTCCAGGATCAAATTTCAAGGCCTGGAACT comes from Narcine bancroftii isolate sNarBan1 chromosome 5, sNarBan1.hap1, whole genome shotgun sequence and encodes:
- the gxylt2 gene encoding LOW QUALITY PROTEIN: glucoside xylosyltransferase 2 (The sequence of the model RefSeq protein was modified relative to this genomic sequence to represent the inferred CDS: deleted 1 base in 1 codon); the protein is MNNFTATKCRANDVSARGSGSCQPMVGSHTMKLYCKIAVVVGCLLGGRLLLDLLLGMSAGEPPPPGDDGRVVQGVQGRLVARHPTVVRSPPRPILKQQPHRLTKKRQKPVRDRDFHEPIFHLHKWKGEEWVHLAVVACGDRLEEAMTMMKSAILFSIYKIKFHIFAEDALHQQFESSIKAWPSVYKTHLEYHIYPLNFSVGDPHEWKKLFKPCAAQRLFLPMILKDVDSLLYVDTDVLFLRPVDDIWNFLKLFNSTQLAAMAPEHEIPKIGWYSRFARHPYYGAAGVNSGVMLMNLTRIRSQLFKNSMIPTGLRWEELLYPLYHKYKNDITWGDQDLLNIIFHYNPEYLYVFPCQWNYRPDHCMYGSNCRGAEDKGVSILHGNRGVYHNEKQPAFKVMYEAIRNFPFEDNLFQSLYLPLQNSFMNTVHTLCGRLPQVFLKQFEQAMRKVYELHVIHIG